Within the Streptomyces sp. R41 genome, the region GCGGTGGCGTTCTCGCTGCCAGGGCATTGTTCCTGAGGGCACTGACAACGCACTCAGGGCCATTCCGGAGCACTCCCCGAAGCCCACCGGCAGTGAGCGGCGTCTGTGCGCGACAGCACCGCTTGAACGTGAATCGACAGGGTCGGCCGCGCGCGTGCAGGCGCACGAGGACGCGTGGTCAGCGCGGCGGGGACGCGAGGGTGGCAAGATGGAACCGAGCGTGAGCGACGCGGGCGCTTCAACAAATAAGCAGGTGGCACATGTCGCACGAGCACGGCGAGGTCTGGGAGGAATTCGCTGTCGCCCTGGCGGACATGGCGCGGGATCTGCTCGCCCAGGACTCGGTCCAGGACACGTTGGACCGCATCGTGGATCATGCGACGGTTCTGATCAACGGATGCGACGACGCCGGCATTCTCACCGTGCGGCGGGGTGAGGTGCGGGCTCTGGCGGCCACGAGCGAGGTGGTGCGCCGCGCGGACCGGATCCAGCAGGATCTGGGCGAAGGCCCGTGCTTCGAAGCCGTGGCTGACCGTCAGCAGATCTACGCCATCGAGGACTTGGGCCGGCCGAATGAGCGCTGGTCCCGCTTCGCCCCCGAGCTGAGGAAGCTGGGGATGGGGAGCATGATGGGCATCCTCCTCTTCACCGAGGACGACGAGCTCGGCGCGCTCAATCTGTACTCCCGGCGGCCGCACACCTTCGACGAGGCCGCTCGGCGGGCCGGCTGGATCCTCGCCTCTCACGCGGCCGTGGCCTTCTCCGCGGCCCGTACACATCAGCAGCTCGGCCACGCCCTGGAGACCCGTCACGAGATCGGCGAGGCCATGGGCATCCTCATGGAGCGCTACGGGTTGACGGAGGACACGGCCTTCAAGCTGCTCAAGAAGGCATCGCAGGACCACAACATCAAACTGCGCGCGATCGCCCGCCAGATCTGCGAGACCGGAGAGAAGCCCGGCTGACACCGATCCCCTCCTGGCCGAGGCGGCCGCGATGCCGCACGACGTCCGGCGGACGCCGGGCGGCACGTCCGGCTCAGGCGCCGTGGACACCTTGCGCCGGAGCAAGGTGAGGGTCTTCACGAGCATCGCCCCGCGAAGACCTCCTGGCCACGAAGGGTGATGTCCCGCCGGGCGCGAAGTGCCGCGACGGCGCCTGCTCATCAGGCGGGCGCCGGGGATCGCCTTCTGCCCGGAGCCAGGGGGCCCAGTGCGAGCCGTGTGACGCGCGACCAGTCGGCCGCGGGTCGGCTCGGCGGTGCTCCCGGGCGGTCGCGCGGCACGCGGACCCGCAGTGCCCCGGGGGCGATCCGGCACACCACAGGTGCCGGCAGCATCACGTGTTCCCCGTCTATGCCGGCCGGGACGGTGTCCGTGTCCGCTTCGACGACCACCTCGTGAGCGGTGAGCCGCAGGAGGCCCGCGGAACGGGCGCCGCGCACCATCCGCGCCGCCTGCGCGGCGTTCTCGACCCGCACGCACAGCACGCCGAGCAGTCCGGAGTCCAACCGCTCCCTACGCCCGGGGTGGGTCGAGTCGACGGCGCGCAGATAGGGATTGTTGCTGACGAGCAGCGCCTGCAGCCCGTCGGCGCGCGTCGCGTCGGCCCGCATCCGCAGCCTGGGCGCGTCGGGGCCGGTGAGAAGTCCCGGCAGCGCCTGCAGGGTCGTATGCACTTTCGCGTCGCGGTAGGCGGGGTCGCCGACAACAGCCGCGTAGGTTCCGAAGGAGGCGTTGTTGACGAACACCCGGTCGGCGGCGAACCCGAGGTCGACGCGGAGTTCGATGCCGTCGGCAAGGGCGTCCAGACCCGTCGTCGGATCGTCGCGGTCGAGGCCGAGGTCGAGGGCGAAGTGGTTGCGGGTGCCGGCGGGAATCACCAGGAAGGGCAGGTCGTGCCGCGCCGCCACCTCGGCCACCAGGGCCTGGGTACCGTCTCCGCCCGCCACCGCCAGCAGATCGGCTCCCTCGGCCACGGCCTGCCGGGCGAGTTCGGTCACGTCCTGCCCTTCGGTACCGAGCAGAACGACACGGGCGCCCGCCGCCCGCGCCTTGTCGACCAGGTGGAAACGTCCCACCTTGCCGCCGCCGGAGCGCGGATTCATCAGGATCCAGGGATGGTGGGGTGCCTCGGCGGGCTCACGCTCGTGTGCCGAAGGGATGTGTCCCGGCGCCACGGCGAACCGCGCCGCCGCCATGGCCAGCACCCACAGGGCCAGGGAGAAGAGGGCCGGCCCGAGCATGCCGTAGGCGGCGTACAGCGCCAGGACCGTGACCGGTGCGGTCAGGGACAGGACCACTCCCGCCACCCGCACCACACCGGTGTGGGCCAGAGTCCACCACACCCCGACGGCGGCGAGGGCCAGTCCGGCGATGCCGACCAGCGCCCAGAGCACGCTCCGCAGACCGGCTGCGACGAGCGCCACCAGCACGCTGGTCAGCAGGGCGAGCAGTGCCAGCCGCGCCCACCCGGGGCGGCCCTCACCGCCGCCTGCCGCGGGGTGGCCTGCTGGCCCGCTCGCCTCCGTGCGGTGTCGTCCCACGTGGCGCCCTCCCGCGGTTGCGGCTCGTGCGGTTCCCGCCGCCGGTTCACGGCGAGCGCGGGAACGGGCCGGAGGACCCTTCCTCCCGGGCCACGCACAGGGCCCAGATGACGAACCCGGAGAAAGCGATCATCACGATCGACCAGACCGGGGAGTACGGCAGGGAGAGGAAGTTGGCGATGATGATGAATCCGGCGATGACCACCCCGGCCACGCGCGCCCACATCGCCGTCTGGAAGAGTCCGAGACTGACGATCACGGCGACGGCGCCCAGAACAAGGTGGACCCAGCCCCAGCCGGTGAGGTCGAACGCGAAGACGTAGTTGCGTGTCGTGACGAAGACGTCGTCCTGAGCGATCGCCATGATGCCTCTGAGGAGGTCGAGTACGCCTGCGATCATGAGCATGACGGCTGCGAATGCTGTCAGACCTTCGGCCCAGTGTCGCTTGGCCGGGTGTGCGTGCGTGGTGTGAGTCGTCATCGTGCTGCCTCGTTTCGGTCTCGTGCGGTGCTGTCAGCCACTGGAGCTGGAGGAGCCGGCGCCCGAGCGTTGCGACGGGCCGGAGCCGCTCAGGACCAGTTCCTTCGCCCTGCGGAACTCCTCGTCCGTGATGTCGCCGCGGGCGCGGATTTCGGACAGCTTGGCGAGTTCGTCGGCGCTACTGCGGCCCTCGCCGCCCTTTGCGGTCTCCCGGACGTAGCTTTCGAAGGCCGCCTGCTGCTCCCGCGCCTGCGCCACCTCCCGCTGGCCCATGTTCTTGCCACGGGCGATCACGTAGACCAGGACGCCCAGGAAGGGCACGACGATGACGAACAGCAGCCAGCCGGCCTTGGCCCAACCGCTCAGCTTGTCGTCCCGGAAGATGTCGACGATGACCCGGAAGAGCAGGATGAACCACATGATCCACAGGAAGAACCACAGCATGGACCAGAAGACGCTCAGCAGCGGATAGTCGTACGCGAGGTACATCTGCGCGCTCATGTCTCTCCTCCGTCCCGGGCCTCGGCCCGGCAGCCGTTCTGTGCCGTCTTCAGCGTGCCCACGGCACGGACCGGGCGGCCTCACCCGAGACGGGTGAGCGGGTTTCCCGACCATGGCTCACGGCTGGTGCTCGTCCTGGCCCTGACCGTGTCGGCCGTCGTCGCCGTCACAGATCCCACGCCGACATCGAGCGGAGCGCCTCAGGCCGTCTCGCCGCTTCCGTGCGGCCCCGCGACGCCGGACCTGCGGAGTGCGGCGCGCCATGCGAACGCGACCGCCACCTCGACCAGGCCGAGCAGGACGAGCCACAGACCGAGCAGCCGGGTCAGCGCCCGGGCCGACTCGGTGGGCAGGGCCAGTACCACGATCCCCGCGAGGACGGCGATCACCGCGGCACCGATGACGAAGCCGCGGTGGGGCAGGTCCTTGGCAGCGATGGCTCCGTAGAGGGTGAGGATGCCGGACACCAGCCAGACGATCCCGACGATCAGCGAGAGCGCGGCGATGGTCTGCAACGGGTTCCGCAGACACAGCACCCCGGCCAGGACGAACAGCACCGCGAGGAGCAGCCCGGGCAGCCGTTCGCCGAGCTCGTCCCGGCCGAAGGCCGCGACGAACCGGAACGCCCCCATCACGAGCAGGTACAGGCCGATGAGGACCGCGAGGACGTGCAGGGTCTCGTCCGGCCAGACCAGTACCAGGATGCCCGGCACGAGCGTGGCGACCGCCGAACCCAGGATCCACGTCCACGAGCGCCCGAGTTCCGCCAGCACGTCCGCGGGGTCGCCGGCCGGCTCGGCCGCCCCGTCGGGCATGTGTTCCGGTCCGGTACGCGGTTCCGGACCACGCGACACGGTCATGGCTCCTCCTCGCGCGATCGAGCGGATCGCTCCCGGACCGCCGACGGGGCGGTGTGTGGGGATCTCACCGGGCCAGCGTCCCGCCCGTCGCCGGTCACCGGGTCACCCCAGGCGGGTGATCCGTGCGCACAGCCGGGGCGATGAGGTGGGTGCCGAAAGAGATGCGACGGCGTACGGCGGTAGGGACGAAGAGACACGATATGAACGATCCAGTGGCTCCCCGGACGGGGCCCGCCCGGTTCGGGCGGGCGACGAATCGCCGACGACCCGGCCCGGGACTCCGGGCGAGGGCCGTGCCCGTCGCGCGAGCCGTGTTCGTCACGGCGGCCCTCGTCACCGCGTACTACCTGCTGCCCTTGGACGGAGGCAGCACGGGTGCCACTGCGGCCCTGTTCGCGTTCGGTCTGCTGGGGGTCGTCGTGGTCTTCTCCTGGGAGGTACGGGCCATCGCGCGCTCGCCCCATCCCCGTCTGAAGGCCGTCGAGGCCCTGAGCGCCACGCTGGCGTTGTATCTGGTGCTCTTCGCGAGCGCCTACTACCTGCTGGAGCATTCCGCCCCGGGCTCCTTCAGCGAACCGCTGACCAGGACGGACGCCCTGTACTTCACGCTGACCACGTTCACCACCGTCGGGTTCGGCGACATCACCGCCCTTTCCCAGACGGGGCGGGTGGTGACGATGCTTCAGATGACCGGCGGACTGCTGCTCGTGGGCGTCGCCGCACGGGTGCTCGCAGGTGCGATCCGGGCGGGGCTGCGCCGCCAGGGCCGTGATTCTCCGCCGGAGTAAAGGATCGTCGGTACGGGACGGCGGTCCAGGAGGTTTCCACGGCCACACCGGACACCTGCGGGACTTCGAGGCGTTGGGCGCCGCCACCCGCTCCGGCAGGATCCACGCCGAGAACCCCCGAGGGCCCCCGCACGGACGGACGCGTCACTCCGACTCCGGCAGCTGGCGCATCTCGAGGACCCGTAGACCCAGCGACTGACAGCGGGCCAGCAGCCCGTACAGATGCGCCTCGTCGACGACGGAACCGAACAGGATGGTCTGTCCGGACATCACCACGTGGTCCAGCTCCGGGAAGGCACTGGTCAGCGTCTCCGACATGTGTCCTTCGACGCGGATCTCGTAGCGCATGAGCTGCTCTCCCCCGGGTGTCCTGGGACCGGCGGGCTGCACCCCTTCCCTGCGATCCTCCGCCGCGGCACACCGCCCGGCCTCACCCCGTAGAGGTGATACATCGCCCGGCACGCGCTCCACCTGCGTCAATGCTTCAGGAAGAGCTTGAACGAGATGATCAGCAGACCGAGCAGCAAATTCACCGAGGCGGCGACGGCCACCAGGCGCCACGAGGCACCGGCCCGCCGTGCCGCGGCCGCCGACCAGCCCACCTGGCCTGCCACGGCAACCGTGAGCGCCAGCCAGAGAGCGCCCGGTACGTCGAGACCCAGGAGAGGGCTGACGGCCACGGCCACGGCCGGCGGGATGGCGGCGTTGACGATCGGCCACTCGTCGCGGCACACATGCAGCACGGTCCGGCGATCGAGGTTCTGCGCCGCCAGGCGCGCCCCGAACAGCTGGGCGTGCACATGGGCGATCCAGAACACCACGCCGGTGAGCAACAGCAGCAGCACCAGCTCCAGGCGCGGGAAGGCACCCAGCGTGCCGGCGCCGACGACCACCGAGGCGGCGAGCATGGATCCGTAGACGCCACCGGTGTAGTCGGCATGGGTCCGCCGCTCGCCCGTGCGCGCTCGGGCCGGGACGTGCTCGGTCTCGGACATCGCGGCCTCCCTCGAAGTCAGCGGCGCGAGCCGATCGCGTCGGCCGACGCGCCGGGTTGCTTGGGACCGCTGGCACGGGTCGGCAGATGCGGCGTGACCAGGAAGCCGGCCAGCGTGATTCCCCCGGTGGCGAGGATTGCCGCCTTCAGGCCGTCGAGCTGCGCCGACGCGTACGAGTCTGTAAGGGCGTCGGCCTCGGACGGCGGCAGCCCGGCTTGTTCGGCCGCCGAGCGCACCTGCTCGGTCGGCACGAAGGTGATCCCGGCTTCGAGGGCGACACCGGTCTGCTGGCGGGTTTCCTCCGACAGCCTCGGGTGGTCCTCCACCTGCGTGGTGAAGGCGTGGGCCAGGGCGCCGATGAGTATCGATCCGATGAGCGCGGTGCCCAGCGCGGAGCCCAGGTTCTGGGCGGTGAACTGCAGCCCGCCGACCTCGCTGCGTTCCTCCTCGCCCACGCTGGACTGCACGACGTTGCCCAGCTGCGAGGCGAGCAGGCCCATGCCCACACCGAGCAGGGCCATGGCTCCGGCGAACTGCGCGTCGTCGATGACCGGGTCGATGGTGGCCAGCAGCCACACGATGGCGGCGGCCAGCGTCGCCAGCGCCAGTCGGACCACCCGGCGCGGTCCGGCCACCCGCCCCAGCCGGGCGGCGATCATGGAGGCCGCGAGCATGGTGACGGACACCGGGAGCAGCCGCAGCCCCGTCTGGAAGGCGTCGAAACCCTGAACCACCTGCAAGTACAGCGGGATGGTGAAGAACAGTCCCAGCAGGATGAGGTTCTGGCTCAGCAGTGACATCAGGCCGGATCGCAGCGCCGGCTTGTGCAGCAGGGGCAGATGCACCAGGGGCTCGGCACCGCGGGCCTCCCGCCGCCGCTCCCAGTGCACGAAGAGGGCCAGCACGGCCACCCCGGCGCCGACGACGAACAGCGTCGGCGCGAAGCCCAGGACGGTGAAGGGCGGGTTGCGGGGCTGCACCCATCCCCAGGAGCTGCTCTGCAGCACGCCGAGCACGCCCAGGGCCAGCCCGGCCGCCGATAGCGCGGCGCCGACTCCGTCCAGCCGGGGGCGCGGACCGGTCCGGGGGGATTCCGTGATCACCCGGTGGAAGCACAGCACGGCGATGACGACCACGACCTCACCGGCGAACACCAGCCGCCAGGTGAGGTACGTCGTCACCCAGCCGCCCAGCAGCGGGCCGACCGCGATTCCGGCCCCGGCGAGTCCGCCGATGACGCCGTAGGCGACGGCCCGGTCCGGTCCGCGGTAGGACTCGGCCACGAGGGCCGCCATGGCCGGCAGCACCATCGCGGCACCGAGTCCTTCGATGACCGACCAGCCCAGCGTGAGGACCCACAGGGTGGGAGCCGCGGCGGTCAGGGCCGACCCGGTGCCGTAGACGACGAGGCCGAGGAGAAAGAGACGACGTCGTCCGAAGATGTCTCCGAACCTGCCACCGATGATCATGAACGCCGCCATGACCAGCGCGTACAGCGTGATGACGGCCTGGATGGCGGTGACCTCGGTGTCGAAGTCCTCGACCAGTTGGCTGATGGACACGTTCATGACGGATGTGTCGAGGACCATCAGGAACTGGGCGGTGCCCAGCACGATAAGCGCCCGCCAGTGCGTCACGGTGTCCACCTCGCCGAGTCGGCCCGGGACGCCGGCGGAGTCGGCCGGGCAGCGACGGGCACCTGCCCTGCCGCCACCCCCATCGCATCCGAAGTACTCACCCGGCGCCTCACCCACCACGGGCGAGCCGGACGAGCCGCCGCGGCCCGTCATGGACCCGACCCTCATGGCCCGTACCCGTCCTTGGCGGCCCTTCACGATCGCGGTGACAGCAGCCGCAGCTCGCGCGCGCGCCGCACCGCGTCGTGGCGCCGGTTCACCGCCAGCTTTCGGTACACGCTCTTGAGGTGCGTCTTGACCGTGTTCACCGACACATACAGATCGGCGGCGATCTCTTCCGTCGACATCATCTGAGCCAGTCGCTCCAGCACATCGCGCTCGCGTCCGCTCAGCTCCTCCACGACGGGCGCCGGTGGCTGGTCGCCGGGCCGAGGCAGCCCACCGTGTGACGGCGTTCCCGGTGTGAGCCAGCCCGCGGCCAGCTCTCGCAGGGGCACCATGCCCAGCAGAGGCCGGATCCACGGTCCGGCTTCGAGGAAGGGGCGCCGCAGCCGCTCGCGCCGTGCCTCATGGAGAGCCTGGGCGACGAGCCTGCGCGAGGTGGCGGAGTCCCCCGCCCCGTCCGCGGCCTGCGCCCTCACCAGCGAGGCCCGGACGGTCACCGCGGGGCCGGTGCGGCCCTCGGGACGCACTCTGTCGAGCAGGTCGATCGCCTCGACGGGCCTGCCCGCGGCGAGCTGGGCCCGTGCTGCCCCCACGACACACGCCGGCTGGTCGTCGGGCACCGCCTGCAGCAGCTCCGCTGCCGTCTCCGGCCGGCCTTCGGCCAGGTGCGCGGCGGCGGCCACCAGCGCCGTTTGCCCCTCCGCCCAGGGGGAGACCACGTCGGCGGCGACGGCCGGTTCCGCCGCTTCTAGCGCGGCGTGCGTGTCGCCGCGGGCCAAAAGCAGACGCGCGGTGGCGATGGCCCGCCCCGCTTCCATCACGGGGTCCCGCATCGCGCGGTGCGAGTCGGCCGCCGTGTCGAGGAGGGCCTGGGCCTGCCCCAGTTCGTTGCGGTCGACGGCCACGGCGGCCAGGACCAGCAGCTCGATGCCGGAGCCGGACGTCTGAGGCAGGCCGAACCGCTCCGTCTCCGTCATCGCCGCCAGGGCCTTGCGCTCCGCCCTGCCGAGCCAGCCGTTCAAGTAGTCGATCAGGGCCAGGTGGCCCAGGGACTCCTCGCGCGGGAGCGCCGTCGACGCTCCCTTGGAGCAGCTGGCCGCTGTGGTCAGGGCGGTACGTGCGTCCTCGAATCGCCCGGCCCACAGCCGCGTCGAGCCAAGGTGGGTCAGCAGGAGGGCGCTGAGTTCGGGATGCTCGTCCAGCAGGTGGGTGGGCAGCTCCTCCTGGAGTCTCTCGGCCGCCTCCGCGGCGATCTCCGCTCTTGCGGGCGAACCGGTCAGCCGGGCCGCCAGGGCTTCCAGCAGGGCACAGCTGAGGCGGGCCGCCGCCAGGCCGGACGAGTCGGCCCCCGCCGACGTCTGCTCCTCGGCCAGGCTCTGCTCGGCGTGCCGCAGGTGGCCCAGGCCGCGGTCGAGGTCGCCTCGGGACAGCTCACGGGCCGCGCGGACGAGGTCCGTGGCGGTGCTCGTGGCCTCGGGCCCCATCCGTGAGAACAGACCCGCCAGGTCGTCGCAGCGCAGGCCGGTGAAGAGCTGACCGATGGCGAGGTCGTCCACGAGGGCACCGGCGGTGAACTCCCAGTCGCCGGCGGCCGCACCGTGCCCCAGCGTCTCCGCGAGGGATCCGGAGCGCCGCAGCCATGCCGCGGCCCGCCGGTGGAGTTCGGGCTCAAGGCCGGGAGAGCGCACCTGCAGATGGGCATGGAGGATCTCCCCGAACAGCGGGTGGAGGCGGTACCAGGCGTGCCCGAGGTGCTCGACGAACGCGTTCTCGCGGTGCAACCCGGCCAGGATGGCCCCGGCGTCGGTCCGCTCCGTCAGCGCGTTCGCCAGCTCTGGACAGAAACGCTCGAGAACGCTGACCCGCAGCAGCAGATCCTGCGTCTCGGGGGTCTGCCGCTTGAGGACCTCCGCCAGCAGGAAGTCGGCGACCGTGGTGCGGTCGGCCTCGAACTCCTTCAGATACGTCTCCGGGTCCGGCATCTCCTGTGCTGCCAGGGCGCACAGCCGTAGTCCGGCGGCCCATCCCCGGGTGCGCTCCACGAGCGCGCCCGCGGCGTGCACCGGAAGGCACAGCCCGTGCAACTCCAGCAGCGCGGCCGCTTCCTCGGGGGTGAAGGCCAGCTCCGCGTTCCTGATCTCCGTCATGTCGCCCGCCGCCCGGTAACGGTGCAGCGGCAGCAGCGGTTCCGTGCGGGTGACGAGGATCAGGCGCATGCCCCGTCCCGCGTGGTGCAGGACGAACTCCAGCTGCTCCGCGATCTCCTGGTCGGTCACCCGGTCGTATTCGTCGAGCACCACGATCAGGGGCCGGTCCCGAGCGCTCAGATCGGCGGCGAGCCGTGCCAGCAGCGTGTGGTCCACGCGGCTCGCGTCCGCGGGGAAGCCGACCTCGGCGGGCAGCGGCACACCGGAGGCGCGCAGAGCCTGGAGCAGATACGCCCAGAACATTCCGCACCCCTGCTCCGAGGCCTCGGTGGTGAGCCAGGCGACGGGCCGGTCCCGCCCCGCGGCCCAGTCGGCGACCAGCAGGGTCTTGCCCGCACCCGCGGCTCCGTTGACCATGGTCAACGGGGTCAGCAGAGCCTGGTCGAGGTGCTTGACCAACCGCTCCCGCCGCAGGAACGTCACGGGGCGCTTCGGCACGGCGAACCGCGTGCGCAGAAACGGGTCTCCCTGGGGATCAGCACTCGGCGTGGTCGATTCCGGACCGTTGTCCTGGAGCCCAGTCATGGCGCTCACCACCACTGTTCGTCAGGTCATGGGCAGCGCTCCTGCACTCAGCATCCCAGTGTTCCTTCGTGTACGCGCGCCACAGAGGCCCCAGTGGCCCCGCCCCAAGGGCGCCACGGCGGCCGCCGGACAGCTCACGTGGGTCTGCGGGACAGCGTCGCATGATCGGTGCTCCCTTCCGGCCGGAGCGTCCCGGGCACACGCGCGTCCCGGGCGCCGTATCGCGCCCCGCGTCTGCCACCCTCTTCGCGCCGGACCGCGCCGGGCCTCCCCGCCACGGGTGAGTTCCGGGCGCGCGGCGCCGGGAAACGGGTCCCGCACCCTCGCCATTCCTGCCCCGGCGCTCTGCGGGTGCGATCGCGCCGACCGCGCAGCACGCTGGAAGCACGCCCGGATACGGGGCAGTGGTGCGCAGGACGGAGCTCGGAGGTGGTCGCCTTGGCGCACAGCGATCCCGGCCGGCGAGTGGACGAGACGGCGGCCTCGATGCTGGAGGCGCTGTTCACCCAGTCACCGATCGGGCTGCACCTGCTGGACACCGATCTGCGGGTGGTAAGGGTCAACACCGCCACCCCCGTGATGCGTGGCGTGCCCCTGGACGACATGAAAGGGCGCCCGATCCGCGACGTCTACGACATCGTCGAAGGCTGCAACGTGGAGGCGCTCCTGCGCGAGGTGCTGGAGAGCGGAGTCCCCCTCCTGCAGCGCGTCGTCCGGGCGCGTGGCGAGGGGAACCCCCCGCAGGAACGGCAATTCGAGATCAGCGCGCTGCGCCTGGAGAGTCCGTCCCGCTCTGTGCTCGGATTGGCGGTCACCGCGATCGACGTCACCGAGCGGGAACGGGCCCGCACCCGCACCCAGGTGCTCGACGCCGTGCGCCGACACGTGGGACGCACCCTGGATCCGGCCGTGACCGGCGAGGAACTCGTCCCGACCGTGGTCCCCGCGTTCGCCGATATCGCGATCGTGGAGGTGGTGGAGGCCGTGATCCGCGGCGACGACCCGCCCCCGGCCCCGCTGTCCACGGGCACGCCCCTGATGCGCACCGCGTTCCGCAGCGACCGCGCGCGGCCGCCGCAGGCCCATCCGGTGGGCGACGTCCATCGCCTACCGGCTCCGACCCCTTTCACCCAGGCCATGGCCGACCTGCGTCCGCGCGTGGTCGCGCTCCATCCGACCACCCCTTGGCTGTCCGTCGATCCCCCGCGCGCGCACGCGATCCACGCGTCGGGGGCCCATTCACTCCTCGTGGTTCCCCTGGCACTGCGCGACGCGGCCCTCGGCGTCGTCAGTCTGTACCGCAGCGGACACTCACCCCCCTTCGACGAAGGTGACCGGGAGCTCGCGGTCGAACTGGCCACA harbors:
- a CDS encoding GAF and ANTAR domain-containing protein; this translates as MSHEHGEVWEEFAVALADMARDLLAQDSVQDTLDRIVDHATVLINGCDDAGILTVRRGEVRALAATSEVVRRADRIQQDLGEGPCFEAVADRQQIYAIEDLGRPNERWSRFAPELRKLGMGSMMGILLFTEDDELGALNLYSRRPHTFDEAARRAGWILASHAAVAFSAARTHQQLGHALETRHEIGEAMGILMERYGLTEDTAFKLLKKASQDHNIKLRAIARQICETGEKPG
- a CDS encoding diacylglycerol kinase family protein, which codes for MALLALLTSVLVALVAAGLRSVLWALVGIAGLALAAVGVWWTLAHTGVVRVAGVVLSLTAPVTVLALYAAYGMLGPALFSLALWVLAMAAARFAVAPGHIPSAHEREPAEAPHHPWILMNPRSGGGKVGRFHLVDKARAAGARVVLLGTEGQDVTELARQAVAEGADLLAVAGGDGTQALVAEVAARHDLPFLVIPAGTRNHFALDLGLDRDDPTTGLDALADGIELRVDLGFAADRVFVNNASFGTYAAVVGDPAYRDAKVHTTLQALPGLLTGPDAPRLRMRADATRADGLQALLVSNNPYLRAVDSTHPGRRERLDSGLLGVLCVRVENAAQAARMVRGARSAGLLRLTAHEVVVEADTDTVPAGIDGEHVMLPAPVVCRIAPGALRVRVPRDRPGAPPSRPAADWSRVTRLALGPLAPGRRRSPAPA
- a CDS encoding SHOCT domain-containing protein produces the protein MSAQMYLAYDYPLLSVFWSMLWFFLWIMWFILLFRVIVDIFRDDKLSGWAKAGWLLFVIVVPFLGVLVYVIARGKNMGQREVAQAREQQAAFESYVRETAKGGEGRSSADELAKLSEIRARGDITDEEFRRAKELVLSGSGPSQRSGAGSSSSSG
- a CDS encoding HdeD family acid-resistance protein, which encodes MTVSRGPEPRTGPEHMPDGAAEPAGDPADVLAELGRSWTWILGSAVATLVPGILVLVWPDETLHVLAVLIGLYLLVMGAFRFVAAFGRDELGERLPGLLLAVLFVLAGVLCLRNPLQTIAALSLIVGIVWLVSGILTLYGAIAAKDLPHRGFVIGAAVIAVLAGIVVLALPTESARALTRLLGLWLVLLGLVEVAVAFAWRAALRRSGVAGPHGSGETA
- a CDS encoding potassium channel family protein; this encodes MNDPVAPRTGPARFGRATNRRRPGPGLRARAVPVARAVFVTAALVTAYYLLPLDGGSTGATAALFAFGLLGVVVVFSWEVRAIARSPHPRLKAVEALSATLALYLVLFASAYYLLEHSAPGSFSEPLTRTDALYFTLTTFTTVGFGDITALSQTGRVVTMLQMTGGLLLVGVAARVLAGAIRAGLRRQGRDSPPE
- a CDS encoding MFS transporter; this translates as MTHWRALIVLGTAQFLMVLDTSVMNVSISQLVEDFDTEVTAIQAVITLYALVMAAFMIIGGRFGDIFGRRRLFLLGLVVYGTGSALTAAAPTLWVLTLGWSVIEGLGAAMVLPAMAALVAESYRGPDRAVAYGVIGGLAGAGIAVGPLLGGWVTTYLTWRLVFAGEVVVVIAVLCFHRVITESPRTGPRPRLDGVGAALSAAGLALGVLGVLQSSSWGWVQPRNPPFTVLGFAPTLFVVGAGVAVLALFVHWERRREARGAEPLVHLPLLHKPALRSGLMSLLSQNLILLGLFFTIPLYLQVVQGFDAFQTGLRLLPVSVTMLAASMIAARLGRVAGPRRVVRLALATLAAAIVWLLATIDPVIDDAQFAGAMALLGVGMGLLASQLGNVVQSSVGEEERSEVGGLQFTAQNLGSALGTALIGSILIGALAHAFTTQVEDHPRLSEETRQQTGVALEAGITFVPTEQVRSAAEQAGLPPSEADALTDSYASAQLDGLKAAILATGGITLAGFLVTPHLPTRASGPKQPGASADAIGSRR
- a CDS encoding LuxR C-terminal-related transcriptional regulator — its product is MTGLQDNGPESTTPSADPQGDPFLRTRFAVPKRPVTFLRRERLVKHLDQALLTPLTMVNGAAGAGKTLLVADWAAGRDRPVAWLTTEASEQGCGMFWAYLLQALRASGVPLPAEVGFPADASRVDHTLLARLAADLSARDRPLIVVLDEYDRVTDQEIAEQLEFVLHHAGRGMRLILVTRTEPLLPLHRYRAAGDMTEIRNAELAFTPEEAAALLELHGLCLPVHAAGALVERTRGWAAGLRLCALAAQEMPDPETYLKEFEADRTTVADFLLAEVLKRQTPETQDLLLRVSVLERFCPELANALTERTDAGAILAGLHRENAFVEHLGHAWYRLHPLFGEILHAHLQVRSPGLEPELHRRAAAWLRRSGSLAETLGHGAAAGDWEFTAGALVDDLAIGQLFTGLRCDDLAGLFSRMGPEATSTATDLVRAARELSRGDLDRGLGHLRHAEQSLAEEQTSAGADSSGLAAARLSCALLEALAARLTGSPARAEIAAEAAERLQEELPTHLLDEHPELSALLLTHLGSTRLWAGRFEDARTALTTAASCSKGASTALPREESLGHLALIDYLNGWLGRAERKALAAMTETERFGLPQTSGSGIELLVLAAVAVDRNELGQAQALLDTAADSHRAMRDPVMEAGRAIATARLLLARGDTHAALEAAEPAVAADVVSPWAEGQTALVAAAAHLAEGRPETAAELLQAVPDDQPACVVGAARAQLAAGRPVEAIDLLDRVRPEGRTGPAVTVRASLVRAQAADGAGDSATSRRLVAQALHEARRERLRRPFLEAGPWIRPLLGMVPLRELAAGWLTPGTPSHGGLPRPGDQPPAPVVEELSGRERDVLERLAQMMSTEEIAADLYVSVNTVKTHLKSVYRKLAVNRRHDAVRRARELRLLSPRS